One genomic window of Muntiacus reevesi chromosome 4, mMunRee1.1, whole genome shotgun sequence includes the following:
- the WNT10B gene encoding protein Wnt-10b has product MREEPRPRPPPSGLAGLLFLALCSRVLGNEILGLKLPGGGEPPLTANTVCLTLSGLSKRQLGLCLRSPDVTASALQGLHIAVHECQHQLRDQRWNCSALEGGGRLPHHSAILKRGFRESAFSFSMLAAGVMHAVATACSLGKLVSCGCGWKGSGEQDRLRAKLLQLQALSRGKSFPHSLPSSGPGSGPSPGPQDTWEWGGCNHDMDFGEKFSRDFLDSREAPRDIQARMRIHNNRVGRQVVTENLKRKCKCHGTSGSCQFKTCWRAAPEFRTVGAALRERLGRAIFIDTHNRNSGAFQPRLRPRRLSGELVYFEKSPDFCERDPTVGSPGTRGRVCNKTSRLLDGCGSLCCGRGHNVLRQTRVERCHCRFHWCCYVLCDECKVTEWVNVCK; this is encoded by the exons ATGCGGGAGGAGCCCCGGCCGCGGCCTCCGCCCTCGGGCCTCGCCGGTCTCCTGTTCCTGGCGTTGTGCAGTCG GGTCCTCGGCAATGAGATTCTGGGCTTGAAGCTGCCGGGTGGCGGCGAGCCGCCGCTGACTGCCAACACCGTCTGCTTGACGCTGTCGGGCCTGAGCAAGCGGCAGCTGGGCCTGTGCCTGCGCAGCCCCGACGTGACGGCGTCGGCGCTCCAGGGCCTGCACATCGCGGTCCACGAGTGTCAGCACCAGCTGCGCGACCAGCGCTGGAACTGCTCGGCGCTCGAGGGCGGCGGCCGCCTGCCGCACCACAGCGCCATCCTCAAGCGCG GTTTCCGAGAGAgcgctttttccttctccatgctgGCTGCTGGGGTCATGCACGCAGTAGCCACCGCCTGCAGCCTGGGCAAGCTGGTGAGCTGCGGCTGTGGCTGGAAAGGCAGTGGTGAGCAGGATCGACTGAGGGCGAAACTGCTACAGCTGCAGGCACTATCACGGGGCAAGAGcttcccccactccctgcccagCTCGGGCCCTGGCTCTGGTCCCAGCCCTGGCCCCCAGGACACGTGGGAATGGGGCGGCTGTAACCATGACATGGACTTCGGGGAGAAGTTCTCTCGGGATTTTTTGGATTCCAGGGAAGCTCCCCGGGACATCCAGGCACGAATGCGGATCCACAACAACAGGGTGGGGCGTCAG GTGGTAACTGAAAACCTGAAGCGGAAATGCAAGTGCCATGGCACTTCCGGCAGCTGCCAGTTCAAGACATGCTGGAGGGCAGCCCCAGAGTTCCGGACAGTGGGGGCAGCCTTGAGGGAGCGGCTGGGCCGGGCCATCTTCATTGATACTCACAACCGCAACTCCGGAGCCTTCCAGCCCCGCCTTCGGCCCCGTCGCCTCTCAGGAGAGCTGGTCTACTTCGAGAAGTCTCCTGACTTCTGCGAGAGAGACCCCACTGTGGGCTCCCCAGGCACGCGGGGCCGGGTCTGCAACAAGACCAGCCGCCTGCTGGACGGCTGCGGCAGCCTGTGCTGTGGCCGCGGACACAACGTGCTCCGGCAGACCCGAGTCGAGCGCTGTCATTGCCGCTTCCACTGGTGCTGCTACGTGCTGTGTGACGAGTGCAAGGTCACAGAGTGGGTCAATGTGTGTAAGTGA